In the genome of Hymenobacter cellulosivorans, one region contains:
- a CDS encoding aldo/keto reductase: protein MLTRLIPSSQEALPVIGLGTWQTFDVADETPPPRLVQTLKTLQAAGATVIDSSPMYGRAEEVVGAITTRLPDPNAFFYATKVWTQGQEAGRRQMQDSLRKLGRQQVDLMQIHNLLDWQTHLPLLRAWKASGKVRYLGITHYTDSRHEELERVLRRESFDFVQFNYSILDRHAEQRLLPAAADLGVATLINRPFTEGSLLAHVRSKALPPWATELGITSWASYFLKFIISHPAVTCVIPGTSSPEHLTDNLAAATGPLPDTALREKMAAFVRNL from the coding sequence ATGCTGACCCGCCTTATTCCGTCCAGTCAGGAAGCCTTGCCCGTGATAGGGCTGGGCACCTGGCAAACCTTCGACGTGGCCGATGAAACTCCACCGCCCCGCCTGGTGCAGACCCTGAAAACGCTGCAGGCCGCCGGTGCTACGGTCATCGACTCGTCGCCGATGTACGGGCGGGCCGAGGAAGTAGTGGGTGCTATTACAACCCGGCTGCCCGACCCGAATGCCTTCTTCTACGCGACGAAAGTCTGGACCCAGGGCCAGGAAGCGGGGCGGCGGCAGATGCAGGATTCGCTGCGCAAGCTGGGCCGCCAGCAGGTTGACCTGATGCAGATTCACAACCTACTCGACTGGCAAACTCACTTGCCCCTGCTGCGTGCCTGGAAAGCCAGCGGCAAAGTGCGCTACCTGGGCATCACGCACTACACCGACTCCCGACACGAAGAGCTGGAACGGGTGCTGCGGCGCGAGTCATTCGACTTCGTGCAGTTCAACTACTCCATCCTCGACCGGCACGCCGAGCAGCGCCTGCTGCCCGCCGCCGCGGACCTGGGCGTGGCGACGCTGATTAACCGCCCCTTTACGGAAGGCAGTTTGCTGGCCCACGTGCGCAGCAAGGCCCTGCCGCCCTGGGCCACGGAGCTGGGCATCACCAGCTGGGCCAGTTATTTTCTGAAGTTTATAATTTCCCACCCGGCCGTCACCTGCGTCATTCCCGGCACGAGCAGCCCCGAGCACCTCACCGACAACCTGGCTGCCGCCACCGGCCCCCTGCCAGATACCGCCCTACGGGAGAAAATGGCGGCTTTTGTACGAAATCTGTAG